One part of the Mya arenaria isolate MELC-2E11 chromosome 3, ASM2691426v1 genome encodes these proteins:
- the LOC128226381 gene encoding uncharacterized protein LOC128226381: protein MPYRPASLHCHTDKTSLSTVPYRPASPPYHKDQPLHRAIQTSLSTVPYRPASLPYHTDQPLHHTIQTSLSTIPYKPASPPYHTDQPLHHTIQTSLSTVPYRPASPPCHTDQPLHHAIQTSLSTVPYRPASPPYHTDQPPRFIGKFLAPANKTRHYANVVIKLSSTETMLIMDVLAYKLYYRYLKLNSSIVS, encoded by the coding sequence ATGCCATATAGACCAGCCTCTTTACACTGCCATACAGACAAGACCAGCCTCTCAACCGTGCCATACAGACCAGCATCTCCACCATACCATAAAGACCAGCCTCTCCATCGCGCCATACAGACCAGCCTCTCAACCGTGCCATACAGACCAGCCTCTCTACCATACCATACAGATCAGCCTCTCCACCATACCATACAGACCAGCCTCTCCACCATACCATACAAACCAGCCTCTCCACCATACCATACAGACCAGCCTCTCCACCATACCATACAGACCAGCCTCTCCACCGTGCCATACAGACCAGCCTCTCCACCGTGCCATACAGACCAGCCTCTCCACCATGCCATACAGACCAGCCTCTCCACCGTGCCATACAGACCAGCCTCTCCACCATACCATACAGACCAGCCTCCCCGATTCATTGGAAAGTTTCTTGCTCCCGCAAATAAAACGAGGCATTATGCCAATGTTGTAATAAAACTAAGCTCAACAGAGACCATGTTGATTATGGATGTATTGGCTTACAAATTGTATTACAGATATTTGAAACTCAACTCTTCAATTGTCTCTTGA
- the LOC128226382 gene encoding adhesive plaque matrix protein-like → MSYRPDSPPCHTDQSLHHVIKARLSTMSYRPVSPPCHTDKSLHHVIQTRPSTMSYRPDSPPCHTDQSLHHVIKARLSTMSYIPASLPCHTYQPLYHVIHTSLSIIPYRPASLSWHTDQSLHHVIQTRLSTMSYRPDSPPCHTDQSFYHAIKTRLSTMSYIPASLPCHTDQPLCHVIQTSLSIMAYRPVSPPCHTDPPLYHVIQISLSTMSYRPVSPPCHKDQSLHHAIQISLSTMPYRPASPPCHTDPPLYHVIQTSPSAMSY, encoded by the coding sequence ATGTCATACAGACCAGACTCTCCACCATGTCATACAGATCAGTCTCTCCACCATGTCATAAAGGCCCGCCTCTCTACCATGTCATACAGACCAGTCTCTCCACCATGTCATACAGACAAGTCTCTCCACCATGTCATACAGACCCGCCCCTCTACCATGTCATACAGACCAGACTCTCCACCATGTCATACAGATCAGTCTCTCCACCATGTCATAAAGGCCCGCCTCTCTACCATGTCATACATACCAGCCTCTCTACCATGTCATACATACCAGCCTCTCTACCATGTCATACATACCAGCCTTTCCATCATACCATACAGACCTGCCTCTCTATCATGGCATACAGACCAGTCTCTCCACCATGTCATACAGACCCGCCTCTCTACCATGTCATACAGACCAGACTCTCCTCCATGTCATACTGATCAGTCTTTCTACCATGCCATAAAGACCCGCCTCTCTACCATGTCATACATACCAGCCTCTCTACCATGTCATACAGACCAGCCTCTCTGCCATGTCATACAGACCAGTCTCTCTATCATGGCATACAGACCAGTCTCTCCACCATGTCATACAGACCCGCCTCTCTACCATGTCATACAGATCAGTCTCTCCACCATGTCATACAGACCAGTCTCTCCACCATGTCATAAAGACCAGTCTCTCCACCATGCCATACAGATCAGCCTCTCTACCATGCCATACAGACCAGCCTCTCCACCATGTCATACAGACCCGCCTCTCTACCATGTCATACAGACCAGTCCCTCCGCCATGTCATACTGA